Genomic DNA from Panulirus ornatus isolate Po-2019 chromosome 50, ASM3632096v1, whole genome shotgun sequence:
ccatacatcccctaccattcctaaaactcttgcttttcacttgttctgcattcagtcacttccatcactctgtcaattaagaTTCTTGCGtatacttttcctggtatacttaacagacttattcccctacaaCTGCTAcaaacatccttagcaccttttcctttgaatgaagAAACATTAATAGCTTACACCCAAACCACAggtacaaccttctgtttccatgcctCAAGGGTCTCACAAATCCCTACTTACACAAGGAGCACACCCTCAAGCTGTTTCTGGCCATCATGTCAGACCATGGATCACACCaatacatataacacacacacacacattatcttatTGCTGAGAGATGATAGCCTGGCCATCATCTGATCACTCAATCAAAATGGTGACACTATCCCTAACCCTGGATAACCAGCAGACTTCTGCCCATAGTGCCAAATGCCTATCAGTAAAAAGCCACACTGTATTAGGTGCTCCATCTGCACTCATTGGTATCAATGCACATCACTGTCAAACATTAAAGACTACTCAGAACGCTGAATATGTAGTAACCACTCAGACAGCAAACCCCAAAACGCCATCATCTCCAGCACAAACTCCCGACAAACAATACCACACAATGCACGTCCATAACTTTCACAAACTAATAATTCTATTCCACAGAACCCCAATGACATTAAACATTTTGCAACTTAATGCCCATTACATCaggaacaaacacacagaaatactAAACCAGTTCATAGAACACAACATCCAAACAGACCTCTTCCTAGAAACCAGACTTACACCCAGAACCAACCTCTAACATTTCCATAACTACACGCCTGTAAAAAAATGACATAGAACAAGGACACAATGACTCATAACACTCATCTATGAAATCATTCCAATGCTGTCACAAAACAACTCACAAACACAAATTCACAAAACTTCATAGTACCTACTATAACATAATGAACATCAACATACATGCCTCCCCCTTCTATATGGCCCCAAAGATATACTCTCCAACTGCAGAATCTGGCCAGTATCTTGAACAGGCTACTTGTAGCAGGAGCAGTTGCTGTACATTTAGGCACAGTGGTGATTAATTCAAGTGGCCAGAAGTGTAGAAATATATGAATGACAAACTATGCATCCATACTTTTTTAATGCCAGCAAAGAACTGATGTGGCAGGCTGAGTGGCATGCCCAGCATTAGCATCCAGTGGCATGTAGCCAGCTGGGCTCACATATATTGCAAGAGCTTGTGTTAAATAGAAAAACGGGAGTAACTAAGGTACACTTGTACTATTTCATGATTGTTGTATCAAATTGCAATATACTGTGACAATACTGTACAGAGAAAGGTCAACAAAACATTCTCAGGTTAAAAAGACAAAGCTGAACTCTAGTGCAAGGACAACAAAACATTCCATCCTTACCAGTTTCAAGTGCATTTTTCAATTTCTGCAAATAACCCTCTGGTGCATCTTCGatgtcacatacaacactcatgGGCCAGCGAGGTTCAGGGGGTGCAGGATCCAGGTAGATCTTCTTGGCTGAGTAGGGACATGTTGCCTCTACTGAGCACTGCAGGCAATGGGATCCAGCACCCTTAGGTTTTTTTTCGTTTCTGTTTTAAGAAATCTCTCCTGATCAAATTCCATTTTGTAACATGCCATACAATATTTTCAGATATTGAAAAATCAAATTCTGATGCCAATATAGTAAAAATGTACTTGTCTCACATAGTTTCTTCACTTACCTAAAATGATGTAAGGAGCCAAAGGAAGATAGCCTCACACATTTTTTGTTTCCCATCCAATATGCAATTAGATCAACATCATGGCAACACTTAGCCATCAGAGAAAAGGTACTGCGTTTTTTGTTGCCCCAGTTTCCTGcattaaaaataattttcatagatagtagagagacagatagaattCATCTAATGCACCACCATAGATGAATAACACTTACTTCATAAAGTACTGTATGaagaataaaacaaaaacatGTTAAAGGAAACTAAGCATATGAACATTACAAGAGGACTAAAATGTTAAGTGGCCAACACTTATTTACCTCTGACAAAAGAGTGGGCAAAATGCCAGAATCCAACAGGCTCTGTATGATTGATGTTGACAACTTCTCCAATCACACCTGAATCAATCAGTTCCTTCAGCTTTTTAGCTGGAGGATGATACctaagcaaaaataaataaagcaGATAATTCAAAAGCATTCAAAACCTAAGCATCTACTTGTATATGTAACATAATCTTCTGTTTTACAGCTGGGTAACAAAAACTTTTAACTGGCATTGCTGTTATAACAAGGATGTGGGTATGAGAATGCTAAAAAAGTAATAATTCATTGAAGTTATACTTTAGCAATCCAATTTTTGACAGTGCATTCTCTAACTAATGCactgattaaaaaaaatgtcTATTGTATGTACAGCCCCATGAGTATTatcattccttcctttctttccttctcaaaaaaaaaaaaatcttattgcaGGCACTAACAAGCCTGAATTGAATAAATTTTGCAACACACATGAAAGATTAATTATCTGAAAAAAtttacattttcaaaggtgaAAAACTATTCCTCTATTGAAGAGCACTTCCTTAATAGGGAGTTAAACGCTACTTCATCCATGATGACTCATCCCCTTTGAGCGTTATGAAGATTATGAGGCCAGCAGATGATGATTCACAGAACACTGCAACCATACAGCAACCTGTACACACCTATGATGAGACAACACCATGCAAAATGAAGTTCTGCTAAGGCATTACCCTACTTCATTTGTTGACTAACTTGTGGCATCCGCACCACAAGCCCTTTAGTGCCTGAAAACAAAATACATATTTCTTTGGtaaggatataaagaaaaaaaaaaaggataataaaTGAATGCTCACAGGGCTCTGCTTACAGTAGAGAAATATATTAATCTTTCTATCCTTCTGAACCTACATTTTTTACTTAAAGACCGAGCCATACAAGTATCTGTTAGCAAACCCACATGAAAGAGGTGGaactgaaagaaagaaagatctaaGGAAAACTAAAGAGATAAACCTCCCCTTAAGGACAATTAACCACCATTCTGGACCATCTTCTTCAAACAGCTGCATACTCAAAGCCAAATAAGGAAGAACAACCAGATCTATTAGAGGAATaactaaaaaaaagatgtttcttgAATGCTTGAGTTCCTTTTGCTACTTTCATCCAGTAATAAGTTCCTTAAGAAGACCAAGGCCATTATCTTAACAAAATGGGTAACAGCAAACTGCCATTGTTGTAAAAGAAGAACTCATCTTTTTGATACAAATGGAAAGGTACAAAAAAGGGTTGCAGAGCAACTCTGCCCCATGAAGTTAACAGAAAATACAAGATCCATGACCTTCAGCATCCCCTCATTCGACAAGGAAGAGGTGGCTAAAGGttacttaaaaaaataaaagatctcAACAATCTACTCTAGACACGGTTAAAAGCTTTAACCGAAAAGTCATGCCACTCCTGAAGAGCATAAGTGTATGGAGTAATTGTTATTGGCTTTAGTAGTGTCATGAAGATGAGCAAGTTGAAGGTTTCTGTTGCCATCCAAAGTAGTTTCTTGTTTCTCCTGTTAATACAGTAAATGGACTTTCAAGCTTCTTAGCACGATGCTCATTAATTTTCATCTGATATCTTCTCTGCATTGTCTCCATAACTTTATAATTCTGTATTGTCTTTGCTATGATTTGTTCAGATTTAAAATGTTACTCATTACACCCATCTATTTTTCCATGCATACATCATCATgtatctctcttctttccagactGCCTGCAGAATTCAAGTTTGTTCAACATCTTGAGATCATTCATATTCTCCAGGCCATCAATATTCCTTGTGAAGTGCTGCTGGATTTTTTCCAGCTTGTTGTTTTCACATGTTCATCTGGTGAACATGCAGCTAAGCAGTATTCTATTTtacttttctttctatttcttttccatacttgatcaccatattctgcattagtgaggtagcaccaggatcaaatgaagaaaggccgcatccactcatccattctctagctgtcccgtgtaatgcactgaaaccatagctccacaactttcttttgatctataaaagctgcatacaacttcttaccttaaGGTAAGTATTTTTCCAAAGTCTTCTGtcccacaaaaatctgatccacacatcccctacctttcctaaaattcccttgctcttcacttcagtcacttccatcactcagttaattaatattcttgcataaacTTTTCCTGGTATATGTATCAAACTTACTCCCCATAATTGCTACATCCATCCTTCACACCTTTTCATCTGAACaaaggaacagtaatagctttcacccaatcctcaggcacaacctagTGTTTCCATGCTACATTACATATCTATCACTTtcccctccatacttcagcatttcagccataattccatccactccaggtacctttcctaccttcagcctcattactgcccttcttacctccctttttgctaaagGCCAGTGCACTTGTATCCTCTGCCATACCCATATATGtagcaactgctgcctccccttctcccacagtgatcagttcttctaaatactctctccatatccctttcacttcctccttttaattcagcaactacccttccttacttctcacatcaacatttccactcttacatacacctctttccagtacagtttcttattatcctgaaactttcCACTGAACTTTcatccaaaatcttcatctactctttctttgctttcctctaacagcttcttaacattctgcttacttattttgcatttttcccacctcctttgctaaacttcctctggtacattcctattgagcaacctgccatatgccttttccttctCTCCCACTTAAGTCTTCTATTTACAATATTACTCTGAATTTTGGCTGAAAAATTGTAACAGAAGAGTAGTAAAACTGGTGTTGGATGGTTGGAAGGAGTTACTGTTTAGGTAATGGAATGCACCTCTATCCTTTACATGCAAGATGGGTTCAATTCATGCCATTTTGGTTTTTCTGGTACATACCCCACATATACAACAAGGACTACAAGTAttaatgctactactaccactcaaCTCACTGTCTTACTATCTGTCCAAAATGCATATTCTACCTCAGCATCCACTCTTTCACATTATCAATAACTTTCTTTCTATTACAAAGCATATTTCTCaaatttccttcctcctctcaatTCATATTCTTAATTCCACATCAACTTTTCAGGAAATGTTTTAATGTTTGCAATATGATATGTATAAAAATGGCAGCACTTCTTCCAGGAATCTCAGTCTCATTGTAATCCTGCTCTGGAATACAATGGAACATTtaagctgcaggagtctcataaaagggatcctggggttgtataacaAATTACCAGGCCAAGCGTTAGACGACACCTATGATCACCCACCCTTGACTAGCAGAGCGAGACTCAAAACAATCAAGTCTGATGTATACAAAGACTTAATAGTTTGTAATCTCTATACCAGGCAAAACTTCTTTTGCAGTTTCTTCATCATAAATCATTACAAAATCAATTTGTGAAGCCTGTATCACTctcattcataaagatatcaaaAACAATTTACCTGAGCACATGACAAACTGCTAGCATAACTCCCGCCTCCCTGCAAGCTTCATAAATTGAACGGCAGTCTTCCTCAGTCACAGCCATTGGTTTTTCCAGTAAAATATGGTACCTGAAAAGAAATATGTAGAATGGCAACTATCACTTTCATTAGTTACTTATTTTCAATGTAACAGTTCTACACACATCTTACTTTTGTACAGAATACCACATGATGCTCACACCAAAAgttgggagtgagtgtgtgtaggaagaaagcTAGTTGTAACTGTGAACCATAGGGTGACATAAGATGGTCTGAGGGTAAGTTCAAATGGGATAACCTGGAAAAAGCAGAGTACTTTAGGTACAGAGATTTATGGTTCTAGCATTGCCACCACCACGGTAGAAGGACCCTAGTATGCCAGCTATGTCATATTAATAGTAATTTTTGCTTTTTATACTTTATTTGTCCTTGTGATGCCTTCATCTCCACCATACTGATATGCCCTCATGGCCACTGGGACAAAGTGACTCTAAGGAGAAAAGaattttgaggtaaaaaaaaaactcctcttCTGGGACAGATATCCCATAAGCATTTTTTTTCAGTCTATTCttgcccttccttcccctctatTTCAGATACCTTTCCTCTAAACTGGTAGTGACCACCATCAGGTAGATATCTGTGCTCTGAGAATTATGAGGCAGGTTGGTATTGACAGCTTGGCAGCCATGACATCATTGCCAAGTAGAAGTTGCTAACAGATCAGGCTAAGGTCAAGTTGAGGCCATAATTGCCTAATACAAGGCTGAAATGGTATGAGATATCTTTCATGGTTCACAGGACACAACCCTAAAGAGAAAATTATACATACTTCAAAGAGCTTACTTTTTTCtcttggattttctttttttctttttagttcaaTCTTTCAACGGGCCCACTGATTCACAGAAGTAAAAATTATGCATAAAAAACTATTGCTTACCCCTTCTTTGCAAGTGCAACTGCAGGCTGGACATGCTGCTGATCTTGTGTTGCAATTATGGCACAATCAGCTAACTTTGGCTCCTCTGCCAGAGACTCCCAACCAGTAAAGCATCTGAAGGAAACTTGGCATTAGTGTGGTGAACAACTTAATACATGAGTCATGTTGATGTTCATATGTACTTAAGCAGTAATCAAAGTCTGATAtctaaaaagagaaaatgattgttttttcttttactctttccatggtttatcccagacatttcacatgataTATACTGGTAAACTGGTgaggctgtgtcatcatcagcTGATAAAACAGTACTTTCTCATCAAAaaatttttggctctgagttcatCCTGTCCGTGCTATCCAGCTGCTATAGCTCCTGGATGTGGAGTTCTAGGGGGATATAACCCAAAGACCCCTTTCACC
This window encodes:
- the LOC139764678 gene encoding putative oxidoreductase YteT → MLTHRKVTTVVIGAGNRGKNYASYALQFPHLFQVVAVAEPRKHARERIQIAHTLSEERCFTGWESLAEEPKLADCAIIATQDQQHVQPAVALAKKGYHILLEKPMAVTEEDCRSIYEACREAGVMLAVCHVLRYHPPAKKLKELIDSGVIGEVVNINHTEPVGFWHFAHSFVRGNWGNKKRSTFSLMAKCCHDVDLIAYWMGNKKCVRLSSFGSLHHFRNEKKPKGAGSHCLQCSVEATCPYSAKKIYLDPAPPEPRWPMSVVCDIEDAPEGYLQKLKNALETGPYGKCVYDTDNDVCDNQVVNFEFSDGATATLTMVAFTQHTCSRKTEVYGSLGQLVWDESKGHIIQHYDFLSRESKIHQCEESLRAPPNWGHGGADFFLIEAFVKAVATNDKEYIISGPSVSLETHLLTFAAEHARLSGSVVRLDKDPRWIV